The Flavobacteriales bacterium genome includes a window with the following:
- a CDS encoding NAD(P) transhydrogenase subunit alpha: MEALLAFAYEHMDMIYIVILSIILGIEVIESVPAVLHTPLMSGANAIHGVVIVGAIIVMGTASPDNIIALILGFLAVILGTLNVVGGFVVTDRMLDMFKKKPAKKD; the protein is encoded by the coding sequence ATGGAAGCACTCCTCGCATTTGCCTACGAGCACATGGACATGATCTACATCGTCATTCTGTCCATCATTCTCGGAATTGAAGTCATAGAAAGTGTGCCGGCCGTGCTGCACACCCCGCTGATGAGTGGCGCCAATGCCATTCACGGAGTGGTGATAGTCGGTGCCATCATTGTGATGGGAACCGCATCGCCCGACAACATCATAGCCCTGATACTCGGCTTTTTGGCCGTGATACTCGGTACGCTGAACGTAGTAGGCGGCTTTGTGGTCACCGACCGCATGTTGGACATGTTCAAGAAGAAACCAGCTAAGAAAGACTGA